GGCAGCCCCACTATATAATCTCTATTTTAAGACCGAATGAACCAAACCAGAACCAACGGAATGATTGGCAAGTGCCCCTTAACAAGCTGTTTATGTAGCTGGAGAAACAACACCCAATTAGAAAGAAGTGACCCAAAAAGAAACCGATGCTGTTACTCACTGACCCGCCTCATTCTGCTGTTGGAGAGAACATCTGCAATTCCTCTGGCAGCATCATTTTTCTCTGCCACACAGAGGACCTTCTGGATCTTTCGGAATGTCATATTCTCTGCAGCCTGGGAAAAGAGACTCCAGGACTGAGACAACAACCGGATCCCACAGCGGGCAAAAAGCTTGGCCTGAAAGTTCATTCTGAGAGCTGATGGCAGCTCCCACCTTGCCAAGACATGTTGCCGTTTCCTCACGTCGTGGCCACTTGCCCCCCGTCAGACATTCAATGGGTATCAGTAAAAGCAAAGGATCCCACCCCCAGGAGGCGCTCTCCTATGGTAAGCAGCCACGCTAACGTAGCCCTAGCAGGGTTCTGACGGGGCAATAGTTAGAGGCACTCAGCTTCCCCACTGACACCTGCCAGCAGCTCACTGTAAATTCCACCACACACGTTTTAAAAGTTAAAGCAGGTGCTAATTCCAGATGTACATCTGAGCTATAAGAGatttcctctccctttcccagTAACTGCACAGTATTTACCCCATCACCCATGTCCTTCCCCCGCTAGATTCTGCAGCCTGAAccctcccctgcctcagcccaatGGCAGcggctccccctcctctcctagcccccccaagcccaatggcaggggctccccctcctctcctagcCCCTCCTCAGCCCAATGGCAGCGGCTCCTCCTCTCCTAGCCCCCCCCTCAGCCCAATGGCAGGggctcctcctcttctcctagccccccctcagcccaatggcagggtttccccctcctctcctagccccccctcagcccaatggcaggggctccccctcctctcctagcccccccctcagcccaatggcaggggctccccctcctctcctagccccccctcagcccaatggcaggggctccccctcctctcctagcccccccaagcccaatggcaggggctccccctcctctcctagccccccctcagcccaatggcaggggctccccctcctctcctagcccccccccaagcccaatggcaggggctccccctcctctcctagcccccccctcagcccaatggcaggggctccccctcctctcctagccccccctcagcccaatggcaggggctccccctcctctcctagccccccctcagcccaatggcaggggctccccctcctctcctagcccccccaagcccaatggcaggggctccccctcctctcctagcccccccctcagcccaatggcaggggctccccctcctctcctagccccccctcagcccaatggcaggggctccccctcctctcctagccccccctcagcccaatggcaggggctccccctcctctcctagccccccctcagcccaatggcaggggctccccctcctctcctagccccccctcagcccaatggcaggggctccccctcctctcctagccccccctcagcccaatggcaggggctccccctcctctcctagccccccctcagcccaatggcaggggctccccctcctctcctagcccccccaagcccaatggcaggggctccccctcctctcctagcccccccaagcccaatggcaggggctccccctcctctcctagccctcccccccagcccaatggcaggggctccccctcctctcctagccccccctcagcccaatggcaggggctccccctcctctcctagccccccccagcccaatggcaggggctccccctcctctcctagccccccccagcccaatgGCAGGCTCCACTCCCCGCTGCCCTGGGGTCTCCTAGGACCAAGGCTCCTCGATTCCCTCCAATACTTCTCTCCCTCAGCCGAATTCCGCGCCCCACACTGTCGTGACGAGAGGGGGAAAGGCGCCGTTTTCCTATTTTTGCGCCTTGCCGTAAAGCGCCGCCGCCTGCGGCCGGagagaactacaactcccaggatgccCCGCGGCgtcatttctattttttttaaaaaaaggcgctTCGCTTTCGCTTCTCCCCCTCGCGAGGCGCCCCCGACGCTTCTAAGTAACGTCTGGTGAGTGACACTGATACCGGGAAAGGGAACAACCCCGGGGGAAGAGGGCGTCCAAACCACTTCCGGGTCAGGGGCCGCAGCCCGAGCGGGTCATGTGATCGGAAGATGGCTGCCGGGCTGAGGCGTCCGTGAGGGAAGTGGCGGTTCCTCGCTGGCGCGGCAGCCGGGAAGGAGGCGGCGCCGGGCGGGGGCCCGAGCTGGGGAAGCGCCGCTCCCCCGGGAGAGAACCAGCCCGGGGAGGGGCCGCCCGCTGCATCCCGGAGCCCGGGCGGGCCGGCCCCTCGCTCTCGCGCCGGGGAAGCGGGGCTGCGCCAGGGCCCCCAGGCCGGGGGGAGCTGCCCGCGCGGGAAGCGGCTctcgggggggccggggccgttgATCCCGGCGAAATGGGGAACTAACTGGTCGGGCAGCTTGGACGAGCAGCGCTAACTCCCTCCCCACCCGGAGACCCTGAGGGGAGGGGCGCTCAGCCTGGCCCGGGGGCGGCAGAGGAGTCGCTGCTTCTGGTGTGAGAAGGGTTCCCTCCCCGATGGCTGCTGATTGAGCTTTTATTGGTTGGGTTAGGGGAAGGGATCCCTTTTCCATGTCCTTGAACCCCACCTATAAATATGATCAGCgcccctgatgtggtggcttTTACCAAAGAGGAAGAGTCTGAAGAGGAGGCCTACAATGAACCAGCCCTGCCTGAGGAATACTCTGTGCCGCTTTTCCCCTTTGCGAACCACGGTGCCAACCCCTGGTCCAAGTTTTCAGGCTCCAAGTTCACCAAGGACTTCATTCTCATCTCTGAGTTCTCAGAGCAAGTGGGCCCTCAGCCTTTGTTGACCATCCCGGATGATGCCAAAGTGTCTGGCACTTTTGATCTCAACTATTTTTCCCTCCGGATCATGTCTGTGGATTATCAGGCTTCCTTTGTGGGGCACCCACCTGGATGCGCCTACCCAAAGCTAAATTTTGTGGAGGATTCCAAAGTGGTGTTGGGAGATTCCAAGGAAGGGGCTTTTGCTTATGTGCAGCATCTGACTCTCTATGACCTAGAAGCTAGAGGCTTTGTGAGGCCTTTCTGCATGGCGTACATTTCCACTGATGAGCACAAAATCATGCAGCAATTTCAGGAGCTCTCTACAGAGTTCTCCAAAGCATCAGAATGCTTAAAGACTGGTAATAGGAAAGCTTTTGCTAATGAACTTGAAAAGAAACTGAAAGACCTTGATTACACCAGGACAGTTCTGCACAATGAAACAGAGATACAGAAGAAAGCCAATGACAAAGGATTTTACACAACCCAGGCCATTGAAAAAGCCAATGAACTGGCTAGTGTTGAAAAGTCCATTATTGAGCATCAAGATCTTTTAAAGCAAATCAGGTCGTATCCTTATCGAAAACTGAAAGattctgatttccacccatatgagcCAGAGTGTGTAGTGGATCAAGCGAATACAATTTTTGATCAAGACTCTACTACCTCTAACCCTGCTGAGCCCAGTGAAATGCATCATCATGCACGGATGCCATCTTACACCCCTAAGCTCATCAAAGCCAAATCCGCCAAATGTTTTGACAAGAAGCTGAAAACCTTGGAGGAACTCTGTGATATTTATTTTTTCACCCAAACTCTTGATCAGCTAAATCAAATAGAAAAAATGTTTAGAGGTGATGTTTGCTACCTTTTGACAAATCAGATCAGTAAAGCACTTTTAAAGCAGCAAACTATAACTAACTTCCTTTTTGaagatgtgtgtgtgttagaTGAAAAACCCGAAAAACAGTATGGGGGTTGCCAGTTATCTAATCAAGACACTGTTAACACCAAGTGTTTGGAACAATTCTTGATTCCTAAAGTGTTAATCAGCATGGGGTCTTACAAGTCCAGTGTGGAGTCTGTACCTATCAAGATGGAGCAGGAAATTGAAGATTCCCAAGAACCAGAAGTGACAGAACCTATTGCTTTTGACCAGGAGAATTTGGAATATCTTGATGCAGACATTAAAGGGAGTATTAGTAGTGGTGAAAGCATTGAGGTTTTGGGAACAGAAAAGTCTGCTGCTGTTCTTACAAATTCAGAGAGCCAGGCAAGCTTGCCTATTCAGCCAAGTCCACAAATGATCAGGAGCAAGGCAGCTGGCAGAAGAACCATCAGCGAGGACAGCATTGAAGTCCTAAGCTTGTGTCCTTCAGAATCTTTGATCCCTGAAGATTTTAAAGCAAGCTACCCAAGTGCCATTAATGAAGAATCGTATGCAGATGATGAAGGTAGAGGTCCTTACCTCAGCCCACGTTTAAATCCAGCTAACGTTAAAGAGATGGAAGGCAATTCTGAAGAGGAGAAATTATTGCCAGTTGATTCTGCCTGTTGTATTGGCAAAGAGAATCCAAACTTTGTAGAGTCACTACCTGACCTTCCACAAAAACattgtgatgatgatgatggtgtGGTCAGTATTCCACCTCAGCCATACAGGCAGGTGGATCAGGGATTCCATGTGAACTTCTCAGACTGTTCTTCACATGATGTCTCAGGAGGACTCCTTTCATATGAGCTTGATCCACATTACTTAAGCAGTAGAGAGGCCAGTAAAATTAGCTTGGATGAATATTCAGACTCCACAAGCTACATGAGTAGTGCAGCATCTACGTGTTCGGATAGAACTTCTTCTCCTGCTCATCCTCTCAGTCACTTCAGTGAAAGGCACAGAAAAAAGGCTGGCCAGAATGCCTTAAAGTTCATTAGGCAGTATCCCTTTGCTCATCCTGCAATATATTCGCTGCTCAGTGGAAGGACACTAATAGTGCTGGGGGAAGATGAAGCAATGGTAAAGAAACTTGTGACTGCTCTCTCCATCTTTGTTCCTAATTGTGGGTTATTTGCCATGCCTGTGAACCATTGGATCACTTCCCCTTTGAATATCATGGATTTTCAGAAGTGGAAGCTGATTGGACTGCAGAGGTAAACTAACACATCTCCTTCAGATAGGTTCGTGGGCTTATTAATGTCACGAGGCCCAAGCAAATAGTTCCTTTTTTGAGacttcttaaatttaaaaaggaaGTATTGTAGGGGAATTGATAGTGGaagcaacccctccccctcttttttgTTGGGCGGACCTTGCTGCTACACATTCTGCTTGTTAGCTGtacatgtgtgtctgtgtatggcagtggtccccaaactttgtTGCACCCTGCCCAGGGGCCAGGAGATGGGTCGTGGTCAGTGACTGGGAAATAGGGCCAGAGCAGAGCTCGTTGgcacttttcctcctcccctctctgggagttagccagggctccctccctgcccccttccctccctgcctcgCCCTCCTGAATGTTCCTCAGTGCGCCtcacagtttggggaccactggtgtaaggGGTGGTATTTCTTCCAGTACTTTCCTTCTCTTTTAAAGTGTTAAACTTCCAAATCATTCTGCTGAGTGTTAGCTATTGGATTCCTGTTAGTCAGTTGGAAATCAATCGTACAGCAAAAATACCAAAGGCCCCCGTCCAGTAAAGCACTCAGACAAATGCATTGGCGCAGCAGTTTGCTGGAGCAGGTCATGATATTTCAAGGTGTTGCTTCTTATGTTGCCACCAGAGGCCTCAGAATCTCTTAGGCAGGAGTCTGCTTTTCTTACAGCTGAAGTTTGTCCTTGTTATATGGGCCTCTACATTTCCATTAAGTTTTTATTAAGGATTGTGCTTTTGATTAAATGAAAGGCTAGAACATCCTACCAACAACAATTGCTTAAGGGACAATGGCTTGTTTGTATCCATATATTAGCAACCTTGCAATTCAGGTGCTGGGAAGAGGTGCAAAAGTCTTGTTCTGAGCCCTGTGATAATGTGTGTAAACGCAGTGGAACATGTTTACGGTGCACAGAGTTTCACTCTAAAGTGGAGCAAAAGGCCCAAACTGCTTTGTGTGCTGAAGGTTCAAACTGCATTTGAGTTTATTGGGAAACTTCTGCTTTGGGTGAAGACATTCTTTGCAATAGCAATACTTAGAAGAGGGTTTCTCTGGTACTGTAAGATGGTTCTAAAATCTGATTATTCAGTTCTTAATACACAAGGTATTATTCTATTTGCTACTACATAAAAACCACCATACAACAGAATCCATGTATATTGCATTTCGTAACTTTATAGGAGCAAGTGTTGTTGTAGAAAGTTTGTACTGTCTCACACTTACAGAGAGTATGTATAAAAGTTTATAGTAAgagcttagggtgtgtctagactacagagttttgtcgacaaaagtggacttttgtcgacaaaactatacctgtgtctgcactgccgctgagttctgtcgacatcgacagaactcagcagcttaGTCGACggctgcaaacctcattctacgaggaataacgccttttgtcgacagagttctgtccacagaaggcattattgcatctacactgtcctttgcgtctacactgtcatgtcgacaaagcggcttgctttgtcgacagaactggatgtagtctagacgctctttgtcgacagaagctttgtggacagtatctgtcaacagaacttctgttgacaaaagcctgtagtctagacatacccttcgtgtCAGTAACTTCCACTAGAAAAGGCAGCTTTTTCTGCATAAAAAAATCGAAATGCAGAAATCTGCCTAGtgtatttgtgctttttttttttctttacctaGAGGCTCTGAATTATTAAATCGTCTTGAAGAGTACATTTATTTATACATCCTTGTAAGTGAAAATGACAACTCTTCACCTGTGCTGCCAGTTATTACTATGCTCTGGCGCTCGCATTTAGGCAGAGAGTAatattgggaggggaggggggcctaCTACCCCTTGTTACAGATCAGCAACTCTTTCCTCTTGTTTGAAGTTGTGGTGTGCCATTCCCAACAAGGAGATCTAGTCATGCAGAGTTGGAAACACTGGGCAGAGTTTTCTTGAGGTTatgattaaggatgtaaaataaaAGTATAATTGTTTAAACGGTTAACCGATAAGCGTGGGCTTATCAGTTACTGGTAACGATTATACAtaggctcctgccctgctcccaccctgcactgctggctctgatacagagctAGCAGCACGAGGGgggaagccagctccccaggagcagggctgcgggtgggagccaGTGCGTGTCAGGAGCtgacttgaaagccagctcccagctagcactggctgctgccccacgctgTGGGTGCGTGTAACCacgtaactgctgagattttctgTGGTTACACAAGttcccactttttaacatccctagttatgaTTATCTCTGTTAAATCTCACAGACTTGTTAGGCTTTGTTTGGTGTCTGCATGTGATGAATATCATTTGCCTTCATGTCTAGCAAGAAATGCCCAGACTCTGTAGTGGAACTCGCTTGTCTAAGGATTTGTTTACAAAAAGTTTTCTCCAAGCAGGGTTTCACCAACGTCAAAGCAACTACCAGCAAAAAAAATCTGGGGACATAGGCAGTTGTTGGAAAGGGGACCACTGAGGGCTGTTCCTTCACTTCCAGTGGAGAACAGTTGTAGCAATATTTGTGTCTATTCATCATACGCATACaccgcttcccccctcccccagtgcatttttagcaggctgggcaatagcccggctcagtcctggcttgcaccaggtctgggatgtccccctgctgcagctctgtatttaaaaCTTATTAGGAGCCAAGCAGGCTGGCAGACagcttggctcagttccagcttgcaccaggataagaattcattaggttaatcgactaaacaattaactgatattcAACATCCCTACTCTACATTTGATCTCTGCTACTAAAGCCAAGTGACAAGTTTACTCATAAAGATTATCACACTGTATTTTATTAAACCTTCCAATCTAGTTTGTAAAAACTTTGAGTCTTTGTGTCCGTGTTTCGCAGCTGTCCTTAGGATGCgatctctctcttctcttttgcagaatGGTTTCCCCTGCTGGTGTCAATATGTTGCATTCTTTGAGTCGATACAGCCGATACATCAGCATTCTGGATGTGGACAGTAAGACACTACGCTGTCCCCTTTATAAAGGAACCTTGGTGCCCAGGCTCGCTGATCACCGCACTCAGATCAAACGAGGAAGCACCTACTATATGCACGTCCAAAATATTCTGACTCAGCTGTGTTCTAAGGCCTTCTTGTACGCCTTTTGCCATCACTTGCACCTTCCCATCAACGAGACAGAAACAGAGGACTCGGTTGTGTCTCGCAGGAGGAACTTTCTGAAATTTCATCTAGGACTTGTGAATGAAGATGTGAAAGTGGTACAGTACCTAGCAGAGCTGCTGAAATTGCAGTACATTCAGGAACCCATCAGAGGCAGTAACCCTGTCCTCAGATTTGACTATGTTCCCAGCTTCTTGTACAAAATTTAATATCCTCTGGGCTGCCCTTCTGTGGATTCTCATTTTGATGCAGATCATCTGTGCTTGACTTTGCTGTTTACAAATATCAGATATATTGGGAATGATGCAAAACATTCAACATATTTGCAAGCACGAGTCAACTGGCTAGAAAACATGGTGTTGAAGGAACCTAATTTCTATGTGGTTCCCCACAGCTGAGAACTGCATGTGTTGTACCCCACTAAAAAAGCTCGAGATCTTAAAAAGATTGGCCACCCCATCTTTAGatgttaaagggacactgtcaacttTTAAAAACCATGCCAAGAACATCATCACCATGTTCATGGCAGTGAGGGCAGGAGAAATCAGCTATCATTATGGGGTGACCTCTGATGAGTAGTGTCCGATCCCCTCAGTACATGGTAACATGTACATTTAGTTAAAACTTTGCATTTGCCTGGTGGCATCAGCATTACTAGTGCATAGGCAGGAGTTAAATGTGAAGTATGGGCCCTATGGGTTTTGACTATTTTACACCCATGACAAAATACATTTGCCcaagtttgggggtggggaggcgatATTGGCTTATTAAAGCTGTCAAGCATGGTGGAGGCTAAACATTACCTGCCCCCAGTAAATAGTTCACAGTGTCCCTTTGTGTTGTCTGTGCTCATTCATGGTTCATGGAATTGATTGTTGCTGAGCCTCTAAGCTAAAGATCGAAGCATGTATGTGTCTGTTGTCATCTCAGCTTTgcaggaagaagaaaaggtttAAGAGCGTCCTGACTCTGAGGCTCCTCCTTCAGTGTGAATGTAGAGCACTGTGCCTTATTAATTTGCAGCATACTCATTGAtgacctggggatggggaagcgaCTTACAAGTCTTTAAATCTTGCGAAGGCTTTGCCGCACTGCTGTGGTGTAACCTTGAAGAGGATATGCTAAGTGAATAGCAAAAAGGGCACCTCTTGGTTACGCTGAGTTTAGAGAATAAATAATGCAACTCAGCTGAAACTGcttgcagagggagagatggggaCAAGGCACCTCTTAAGGCAGGCACTCAGGAGAGATCTGGAATGAATGTACTGAATTAAACATTTTATCCTTGTAATTTTGGGTCGGGAGCTAGATGTGCATTGGATAGGAAAATGAGTGTAGGCTCAGCGGCACCAAGCACTGCTTCTAGCTCTGTCTTGCCatgccattttatttatttatttttaataccaCGCCTTTGCAACTTCTCTACTACCTCTCCCACAGCGTCCAGTGGGTAGTTCTGGATGCTGCAGTACTGCACTTCACTGAGCCCATTGGTTGAATATTGAGAACTTTTCAAAGCTCCTCCCACATTGCAAACTGTGTCAGAACCTTCATATTGCCAGTAGAAGATGTGCGTTTTCTTCTGGTCAGTGTGGAAGGATTCATGCTCTGCTTTTGTCGTGCATCTTTTCCTTGCCCGAGAATCTCCGAGGAGATTACATCTCATTCGTGGCCACCCCTTGGCTGGAGATTACTACAGCACATCCAAGGCCAGTCCCAAAGTTGTTTTACATGAGAAAAGTTCTGGTGGAAACAAttatctgggtttttttctttttaacactgCTCTTGTCTGATTCGGGGTGGAAGCCATTACTAGAATAACTgaactgtatatatttttaaacctctgtcTAATGTGATTGAGACATGCAGAAACTGAATGTAAATTTCTAACGTACCAGAGGAAGCTGCAATGCAGAGTGCTGGATTGGTTGGTGTATTTTAAATACCATTGAAACTTGAGGCGATAGCTGCACTATTATGTAACATGCACCCCAAACAAAGAGAGGCTCTCTGGAGAAACACTGCACTGTATGGTCCTAGTGTCCATACTGCTGTAATTCATCCTCCTCACAGAGAGAAATGTCTGAGACAGTACTGCAGCAGGCTAGGGGGAATCAATGAGGAGGTAAGACCGTTTTAAATGTTAGCATCACTACTGATGGCTTACAGTCAGACCAGGTCAAACAGGAAATGAGGAGGTACTACAGTCAGACCAGGTCAAACAGGAAATGAGGAGGTACTACAGGCTCACTACAGTCGGAGGTTGCTTGTAATTTGTAGCATGCCATTGGGAGCCAGTGTAAAATAGCCTTTTGCTGAAGGGCTgagcagtgtgtgcatgtgtcatgTCAACTTTACATGTGTCTGTGCACAGTGCTGCAGAATTGttttcacatttaaaaagcatGTGTGAAGAACTTTTCCTTTTCAGATTCTAAATGTGACCGCCTGTGTGCAGCTGCTGCATGTGAACTGGGTCTGCTAGTAAAAGCTATTTTTGTGCTTATGTAAAAACAATATAATGTACTAGGTGACCAAAGTCACTGCTTGTTAATTTAAGGACATGTCTTAATAACCTTAAGCCTAAACAAGATTCCAATTAGAAAAAGAACAGCTGGGATCTTATTAGTAAGTGTACAATATAGATATGATTCAGTCTTAACCTCTCTGTCAATTAATGGACTGAAAATATATTAATCTCAAGACCTCATCTTTGTACTGTAAAATAATCTGATGCTAGTTGGGAGTGAGGAGGGTTAAAAACATACCCAAGTTCTTGGAGACCTTGATCTCTCCCTATCTGACAGAACAATGAAGCAGGACTGGTGAATGTTGCAGGATACAGTATTATGGGACTTTCTAattacagcagcattatttgggTTTTGTTTAATCAGACTCCTAAGTTGGTAAACGAAGATTCTAATTTTTCTCTGTGCAAAACTGCATTGGTATCTAGTATTCTGCAAGGTGGGATTAACCACCAGCTGTTGTGCTTCTACCAATCTCTCTCCCGATTTACCTGCCCAATGCGGCTGTCAATTTCAGAATCTTCCCCTGCTTTGTGGGTGTACCCGGACCATCTGACCTGTTCCTTTTGCTCCTGATTGAGGAATTCCCCCATGCTACATGCAACTTTTATTTGCTTTAATGTTGAGCAAGCAGCGCAGATAAACAAAGTACAGGAAACAGAGGCTTAGCTTGCCTTGTAGCATGGAGACTGTTCCACGTAGCTAGGCACAGCTGGAATAGGTCTTGAACTTGAATTGCTAGATCTTTATTGCTTGTAATTCCTTTTTCCCGTTATCCAGAGTGAGAGGGGAAAAACCTACACAAGGCTGAACTGGCAGATAGTGTTTGGAAAGTTGATGCAACTCTTAAAAGGTGCCTCACTTGATTGAAAGCTTTCAGAGTTGATTGTCTTACCATATTATAAGGATCCCTGTTTAGGCACTTTAAGACTTTACCTGGTCCTTAACCATATTGCCTCAATACCTTCTGCTATTAGGAACTATTAATTAATTGGGAGCTTAATACTAATGGTTCCTACTGCTGATATTGACATGTATGTTAATAACTGGTTTAAACTGGAATTGTTACTGCAAAGCCCAAGGGAAAACACTGGTACATGTCAAGTTTCAGCTGCATTTTTTAAACCTTAAGTGGCACTAGATCCTGTAGGGCTAATATTTGCTGCTGCTCATTACTAAATGAAGTCTCTCCATCGGAAAGGCCGAAGACCCAGTGTTGTATTGTGCTTCTGTAAATGCCACTAGCATGCACCCCATGACGCACTGCATGGCTGGCTGTAGTTCACATTTCCTCTTTGTGTTGTCTGTGTCAGGGAGATGTGGTTTGTAAGCCCCACATGAGAATTCATCAGAGCAAAGGTCTCCTGTGGCCTTCTGCTGACTGTCCTCTAGCTCCCTGTGTTTGACGCTGTTTTGTTGGCTTGCTCTCTTAAGCTAGCCTCGTGCTTTTTCAGAACCAACAATTAGGATGGTCAGCCATATGGAGGGAGGTGAAGTGAAGCCTCTACCAGTTCCATTTCTCAGAGGATAGTGCTCAGATTTACCTTAAGCCAGTAGTGATCATTTCTGAGCAGCTCAAAAGCTGTTTTGCCTTTAAACTATAATAGGGAAGTACTGCCTGTGCTCTAGCAATACAGGACATGTTTTAAGGGTTGGGGTTTGGAAGCCTGTAGGGCTAAGGGTTCTGCAGTGCATAATATTCTTGGTTTTTATTAGGCAGCAGAATCAAGGTGGCCCGAAAGCCTGACGGTACAAGCTACTGAGTGCCTGACGCACTTTCAGACTCCATGTCTGGGAGGTTTGGGCCCAAACGTATCGGTGGGGCTGCTTTGGGGTTAAAACACTTAGAAAAAACCAACCATCCGAATGAACATCTAGAACCAGCATTACAACAGGAAGCTCAGTGAGCAGGAGAAGGGTTGGTCCTAAAATACAGAGCTCTTGTTATCCACTAGacctcaaggctatgtctagactgccccctcttgtgcaagagaatatgcaaa
The nucleotide sequence above comes from Pelodiscus sinensis isolate JC-2024 chromosome 16, ASM4963464v1, whole genome shotgun sequence. Encoded proteins:
- the SMCR8 gene encoding guanine nucleotide exchange protein SMCR8 isoform X1, coding for MISAPDVVAFTKEEESEEEAYNEPALPEEYSVPLFPFANHGANPWSKFSGSKFTKDFILISEFSEQVGPQPLLTIPDDAKVSGTFDLNYFSLRIMSVDYQASFVGHPPGCAYPKLNFVEDSKVVLGDSKEGAFAYVQHLTLYDLEARGFVRPFCMAYISTDEHKIMQQFQELSTEFSKASECLKTGNRKAFANELEKKLKDLDYTRTVLHNETEIQKKANDKGFYTTQAIEKANELASVEKSIIEHQDLLKQIRSYPYRKLKDSDFHPYEPECVVDQANTIFDQDSTTSNPAEPSEMHHHARMPSYTPKLIKAKSAKCFDKKLKTLEELCDIYFFTQTLDQLNQIEKMFRGDVCYLLTNQISKALLKQQTITNFLFEDVCVLDEKPEKQYGGCQLSNQDTVNTKCLEQFLIPKVLISMGSYKSSVESVPIKMEQEIEDSQEPEVTEPIAFDQENLEYLDADIKGSISSGESIEVLGTEKSAAVLTNSESQASLPIQPSPQMIRSKAAGRRTISEDSIEVLSLCPSESLIPEDFKASYPSAINEESYADDEGRGPYLSPRLNPANVKEMEGNSEEEKLLPVDSACCIGKENPNFVESLPDLPQKHCDDDDGVVSIPPQPYRQVDQGFHVNFSDCSSHDVSGGLLSYELDPHYLSSREASKISLDEYSDSTSYMSSAASTCSDRTSSPAHPLSHFSERHRKKAGQNALKFIRQYPFAHPAIYSLLSGRTLIVLGEDEAMVKKLVTALSIFVPNCGLFAMPVNHWITSPLNIMDFQKWKLIGLQRMVSPAGVNMLHSLSRYSRYISILDVDSKTLRCPLYKGTLVPRLADHRTQIKRGSTYYMHVQNILTQLCSKAFLYAFCHHLHLPINETETEDSVVSRRRNFLKFHLGLVNEDVKVVQYLAELLKLQYIQEPIRGSNPVLRFDYVPSFLYKI
- the SMCR8 gene encoding guanine nucleotide exchange protein SMCR8 isoform X2 encodes the protein MISAPDVVAFTKEEESEEEAYNEPALPEEYSVPLFPFANHGANPWSKFSGSKFTKDFILISEFSEQVGPQPLLTIPDDAKVSGTFDLNYFSLRIMSVDYQASFVGHPPGCAYPKLNFVEDSKVVLGDSKEGAFAYVQHLTLYDLEARGFVRPFCMAYISTDEHKIMQQFQELSTEFSKASECLKTGNRKAFANELEKKLKDLDYTRTVLHNETEIQKKANDKGFYTTQAIEKANELASVEKSIIEHQDLLKQIRSYPYRKLKDSDFHPYEPECVVDQANTIFDQDSTTSNPAEPSEMHHHARMPSYTPKLIKAKSAKCFDKKLKTLEELCDIYFFTQTLDQLNQIEKMFRGDVCYLLTNQISKALLKQQTITNFLFEDVCVLDEKPEKQYGGCQLSNQDTVNTKCLEQFLIPKVLISMGSYKSSVESVPIKMEQEIEDSQEPEVTEPIAFDQENLEYLDADIKGSISSGESIEVLGTEKSAAVLTNSESQASLPIQPSPQMIRSKAAGRRTISEDSIEVLSLCPSESLIPEDFKASYPSAINEESYADDEGRGPYLSPRLNPANVKEMEGNSEEEKLLPVDSACCIGKENPNFVESLPDLPQKHCDDDDGVVSIPPQPYRQVDQGFHVNFSDCSSHDVSGGLLSYELDPHYLSSREASKISLDEYSDSTSYMSSAASTCSDRTSSPAHPLSHFSERHRKKAGQNALKFIRQYPFAHPAIYSLLSGRTLIVLGEDEAMVKKLVTALSIFVPNCGLFAMPVNHWITSPLNIMDFQKWKLIGLQR